Proteins from a single region of Macrotis lagotis isolate mMagLag1 chromosome 2, bilby.v1.9.chrom.fasta, whole genome shotgun sequence:
- the EPHX1 gene encoding epoxide hydrolase 1 isoform X1: MKLPGLGLIFDFASNYMWLLQIFAILFLIRLIYWVFNRKNNEKLEMTDAWWGPGSKPRTPEDESIRPFKVETSEEEIKDLYQRIDLTRFTLPLEDSRFHYGFNSNYLKKVVSYWRNQFDWKKQVEVLNKFPHFKTKIEGLDIHFIHVKPPKPPSGHKVKPLLMVHGWPGSFYEFYKIIPLLTDPESHGLNYNQVFEVICPSIPGYGFSDAPHKKGFNSVAAAQIFCKLMSRLGFQEFFIQGGDWGSLICTNIAQMAPLQVKGIHINMCFIENGNFSMLLSLLLGRWCPWLFGFREKDLQLLYPVKKIIGFVFKESGYMHIQSTKPDTVGCALNNCPVGLAAYIMEKFSTWTNAENLNLEDGGLEKKYTLDDLLTNIMIYWVTASIIPSQRFYKENLGQGLGVHKHSKMQVSVPAALAAFPCELLHCPETWARKKFPNLCSYTYMARGGHFAAFEEPVLLADDIQKFTGILKRK; the protein is encoded by the exons ATATGTGGTTACTACAGATTTTTGCCATCCTGTTCCTTATCCGTTTAATCTACTgggtttttaataggaagaataatgaaaaattggaaatgacAGATGCATGGTGGGGCCCAGGAAGTAAGCCCAGAACACCTGAGGATGAAAGCATCCGCCCCTTTAAGGTGGAAacctcagaagaggaaatcaag GACTTATACCAGAGGATTGATTTGACTCGATTCACACTGCCCCTGGAGGACAGCCGCTTTCATTATGGGTTCAACTCTAATTACCTAAAGAAAGTGGTTTCCTACTGGAGGAACCAGTTTGATTGGAAGAAGCAGGTGGAGGTTCtaaacaaattccctcatttcAAAACTAAGATTGAAG GGCTTGACATCCACTTCATCCATGTGAAGCCCCCAAAACCGCCATCAGGCCACAAAGTAAAACCCCTGTTAATGGTTCATGGTTGGCCTGGCTCCTTCTATGAATTTTACAAGATCATTCCTCTCCTGACTGACCCTGAGAGCCATGGCCTGAATTATAATCAGGTTTTTGAAGTCATCTGCCCTTCCATTCCTGGCTATGGTTTTTCTGATGCACCTCACAAGAAAG GCTTCAACAGTGTGGCTGCTGCTCAGATCTTCTGTAAGCTGATGAGTCGCCTGGGCTTCCAAGAATTTTTCATCCAGGGTGGTGACTGGGGGTCTCTGATCTGTACCAACATAGCCCAGATGGCGCCCTT ACAGGTGAAAGGAATCCATATAAATATGTGCTTCATTGAGAATGGCAACTTCTCCATGCTTTTGTCTCTGCTGTTGGGACGGTGGTGCCCATGGCTTTTTGGCTTTCGGGAGAAGGATTTGCAGCTGTTGTACCCTGTCAAGAAGATCATTGGTTTTGTATTCAAAGAATCTGGCTACATGCACATCCAGTCTACCAAGCCGGATACAGTAG gCTGCGCGTTGAATAACTGCCCTGTGGGATTGGCTGCCTATATCATGGAGAAGTTCTCCACATGGACCAATGCAGAAAATCTAAACCTGGAGGATGGAGGCTTGGAGAA GAAATATACTTTGGATGATCTGCTGACCAATATTATGATCTACTGGGTGACTGCCAGCATTATCCCCTCACAGCGATTCTACAAGGAGAATCTTGGCCAAGGTTTAGGTGTACATAAACATTCAAA GATGCAGGTATCTGTGCCTGCCGCCTTGGCTGCCTTTCCCTGTGAGTTGCTGCACTGCCCAGAAACTTGGGCTCGGAAAAAATTCCCAAATCTCTGCTCCTACACGTACATGGCCCGAGGGGGTCACTTTGCTGCCTTTGAGGAACCTGTGCTGCTTGCGGATGACATCCAAAAGTTCACAGGGATATTAAAGAGGAAGTGA
- the EPHX1 gene encoding epoxide hydrolase 1 isoform X2 — MWLLQIFAILFLIRLIYWVFNRKNNEKLEMTDAWWGPGSKPRTPEDESIRPFKVETSEEEIKDLYQRIDLTRFTLPLEDSRFHYGFNSNYLKKVVSYWRNQFDWKKQVEVLNKFPHFKTKIEGLDIHFIHVKPPKPPSGHKVKPLLMVHGWPGSFYEFYKIIPLLTDPESHGLNYNQVFEVICPSIPGYGFSDAPHKKGFNSVAAAQIFCKLMSRLGFQEFFIQGGDWGSLICTNIAQMAPLQVKGIHINMCFIENGNFSMLLSLLLGRWCPWLFGFREKDLQLLYPVKKIIGFVFKESGYMHIQSTKPDTVGCALNNCPVGLAAYIMEKFSTWTNAENLNLEDGGLEKKYTLDDLLTNIMIYWVTASIIPSQRFYKENLGQGLGVHKHSKMQVSVPAALAAFPCELLHCPETWARKKFPNLCSYTYMARGGHFAAFEEPVLLADDIQKFTGILKRK; from the exons ATGTGGTTACTACAGATTTTTGCCATCCTGTTCCTTATCCGTTTAATCTACTgggtttttaataggaagaataatgaaaaattggaaatgacAGATGCATGGTGGGGCCCAGGAAGTAAGCCCAGAACACCTGAGGATGAAAGCATCCGCCCCTTTAAGGTGGAAacctcagaagaggaaatcaag GACTTATACCAGAGGATTGATTTGACTCGATTCACACTGCCCCTGGAGGACAGCCGCTTTCATTATGGGTTCAACTCTAATTACCTAAAGAAAGTGGTTTCCTACTGGAGGAACCAGTTTGATTGGAAGAAGCAGGTGGAGGTTCtaaacaaattccctcatttcAAAACTAAGATTGAAG GGCTTGACATCCACTTCATCCATGTGAAGCCCCCAAAACCGCCATCAGGCCACAAAGTAAAACCCCTGTTAATGGTTCATGGTTGGCCTGGCTCCTTCTATGAATTTTACAAGATCATTCCTCTCCTGACTGACCCTGAGAGCCATGGCCTGAATTATAATCAGGTTTTTGAAGTCATCTGCCCTTCCATTCCTGGCTATGGTTTTTCTGATGCACCTCACAAGAAAG GCTTCAACAGTGTGGCTGCTGCTCAGATCTTCTGTAAGCTGATGAGTCGCCTGGGCTTCCAAGAATTTTTCATCCAGGGTGGTGACTGGGGGTCTCTGATCTGTACCAACATAGCCCAGATGGCGCCCTT ACAGGTGAAAGGAATCCATATAAATATGTGCTTCATTGAGAATGGCAACTTCTCCATGCTTTTGTCTCTGCTGTTGGGACGGTGGTGCCCATGGCTTTTTGGCTTTCGGGAGAAGGATTTGCAGCTGTTGTACCCTGTCAAGAAGATCATTGGTTTTGTATTCAAAGAATCTGGCTACATGCACATCCAGTCTACCAAGCCGGATACAGTAG gCTGCGCGTTGAATAACTGCCCTGTGGGATTGGCTGCCTATATCATGGAGAAGTTCTCCACATGGACCAATGCAGAAAATCTAAACCTGGAGGATGGAGGCTTGGAGAA GAAATATACTTTGGATGATCTGCTGACCAATATTATGATCTACTGGGTGACTGCCAGCATTATCCCCTCACAGCGATTCTACAAGGAGAATCTTGGCCAAGGTTTAGGTGTACATAAACATTCAAA GATGCAGGTATCTGTGCCTGCCGCCTTGGCTGCCTTTCCCTGTGAGTTGCTGCACTGCCCAGAAACTTGGGCTCGGAAAAAATTCCCAAATCTCTGCTCCTACACGTACATGGCCCGAGGGGGTCACTTTGCTGCCTTTGAGGAACCTGTGCTGCTTGCGGATGACATCCAAAAGTTCACAGGGATATTAAAGAGGAAGTGA